One Campylobacter sp. MG1 genomic window carries:
- a CDS encoding GGDEF domain-containing protein, with protein sequence MENRKRIKSDYFKKWDDFLCIGIEEIDEEHRMFFELIDNATYAGEIGYKEFSIAFQKLMSHIVWHFKNEEEYMKNKSISSAYISTHNYIHAQCLYELSKMHDAIVMKDSEDGMFYQKELAYSVLCFVNNWLVFHILSEDYKISKQIEHIEEGYSPKEAYEMLESEVSANVKILTSALSNLLKIYEVRNEKLVEVEADITARLEKKEKQLQEQIQENKKKSITDELTGLYNRRYAMNVLNNIWSIYQDPTCSIIQIDLDKFKEVNDTYGHHSGDLVLRQFSSAVKYFFETDDLCNKYSNKDMICFCRLGGDEFLVILQKYSLDEAIKIANNLHTVINNIEVFNEYKKVIWRGSASIGVACRNADNQDFESVLRAADTYLYKAKDSGRNCVRSMLHEIGGGCF encoded by the coding sequence ATGGAAAATAGAAAAAGAATAAAAAGTGATTATTTTAAAAAATGGGATGATTTTTTATGTATAGGTATAGAAGAAATAGATGAAGAACATAGAATGTTTTTTGAACTAATTGATAATGCTACCTATGCTGGAGAAATTGGTTATAAGGAATTTTCTATTGCTTTTCAAAAATTAATGAGTCATATTGTGTGGCATTTTAAAAATGAAGAAGAATATATGAAAAATAAATCTATTAGTTCAGCATATATAAGTACTCATAATTATATACACGCACAATGTTTATATGAGCTTAGTAAAATGCATGATGCTATAGTTATGAAAGATAGTGAAGATGGTATGTTTTATCAAAAAGAATTAGCTTATAGTGTATTATGCTTTGTAAATAACTGGTTGGTTTTTCATATTTTAAGCGAAGATTACAAAATAAGTAAACAAATAGAGCATATAGAAGAAGGGTATAGTCCTAAAGAAGCTTATGAAATGCTTGAAAGTGAAGTAAGTGCTAATGTAAAGATTTTAACATCAGCATTGTCTAATTTATTAAAAATATATGAAGTAAGAAATGAAAAATTAGTAGAAGTTGAAGCAGATATTACAGCTAGACTTGAAAAAAAAGAAAAACAACTTCAAGAGCAAATTCAAGAAAATAAGAAAAAATCAATCACAGATGAATTAACAGGTTTATATAATCGTCGTTATGCTATGAATGTTTTGAATAATATATGGAGTATATATCAAGACCCAACTTGTTCTATCATACAAATTGATTTAGATAAATTTAAAGAAGTTAATGATACATACGGTCATCATTCAGGAGATTTGGTATTAAGGCAGTTTTCTAGTGCTGTTAAGTATTTTTTTGAAACTGATGATTTGTGCAATAAATATAGTAATAAAGATATGATTTGTTTTTGTCGTTTAGGTGGAGATGAATTTTTAGTAATATTGCAAAAATATTCTTTGGATGAGGCTATTAAGATAGCAAATAATTTACATACTGTAATAAATAATATTGAAGTTTTTAATGAGTATAAGAAAGTAATATGGCGTGGTAGTGCAAGTATAGGAGTAGCGTGTAGAAATGCTGATAATCAAGACTTTGAAAGTGTCTTAAGAGCTGCTGATACTTATTTATATAAGGCAAAAGATAGTGGTAGAAATTGTGTTCGTTCAATGCTACACGAGATAGGGGGGGGGTGTTTCTAG